A portion of the Anser cygnoides isolate HZ-2024a breed goose chromosome 29, Taihu_goose_T2T_genome, whole genome shotgun sequence genome contains these proteins:
- the SNRPD2 gene encoding small nuclear ribonucleoprotein Sm D2, translating to MSLLNKPKSEMTPEELQKREEEEFNTGPLSVLTQSVKNNTQVLINCRNNKKLLGRVKAFDRHCNMVLENVKEMWTEVPKSGKGKKKSKPVNKDRYISKMFLRGDSVIVVLRNPLIAGK from the exons at GAGCCTGCTGAACAAGCCCAAGAGCGAGATGACGCCGGAGGAGCTGCAGaagcgggaggaggaggagttcaACACGGGGCCGCTCTCGGTGCTCACGCAGTCGGTGAAGAACAACACCCAGGTGCTCATCAACTGCCGCAACAACAAGAAGCTGCTCGGCCGCGTCAAGGCCTTCGACAG gcACTGCAACATGGTGCTGGAGAACGTGAAGGAGATGTGGACGGAGGTGCCCAAGAGCGGCAAGGGCAAGAAGAAGTCGAAGCCGGTGAACAAGGACCGCTACATCTCCAAGATGTTCCTGCGCGGAGACTCCGTCATCGTCGTCCTGCGCAACCCCCTCATCGCCGGGAAGTAG
- the PPP5C gene encoding serine/threonine-protein phosphatase 5: MAEGERAESCGCPGRPPSPAELDQAEAEALKTQANEFFKGKDYEKAVEYYSRAIELNPANAIYYGNRSLAYLRTECYGYALADATRAVELDKKYVKGYYRRAASNMALGKFKAALRDYETVVKVRPNDKDAKLKYQECNKIVKQKAFERAIASDEQKRSVVDSLDIESMTIEDEYSGPKLDGGKVTLAFMKELMQWYKEQKKLHRKCAYQILVQVKEVLAKLPTLVETTLKETEKVTVCGDTHGQYYDLLNIFELNGLPSEANPYIFNGDFVDRGSFSVEVILTLFGFKLLYPDHFHLLRGNHETDNMNQIYGFEGEVKAKYTAQMFALFSEVFEWLPLAQCINGKVLIMHGGLFSEDGVTLDDIRKIERNRQPPDSGPMCDLLWSDPQPQNGRSVSKRGVSCQFGPDVTKSFLERNRLDYIIRSHEVKAEGYEVAHDGKCVTVFSAPNYCDQMGNMGSYIHLRGSDLRPDFHQFTAVPHPNVKPMMYANTLLQLGMM; this comes from the exons ATGGCGGAGGGCGAGCGGGCGGAGAGCTGCGGCTGCCCCGGGCGGCCCCCGAGCCCCGCGGAGCTGGACCAGGCCGAGGCCGAGGCCCTCAAGACCCAGGCCAACGAGTTCTTCAAAG GGAAGGACTACGAGAAGGCGGTGGAGTACTACAGCCGCGCCATCGAGCTGAACCCCGCCAACGCCATCTACTATGGGAACCGGAGCCTGGCCTACCTGCGCACCGAGTGCTACGGCTACGCCCTGGCCGACGCCACGCGCGCCGTCGAGCTCGACAAGAAGTACGTCAAGGGCTACTACCGCCGCGCCGCCAGCAACATGGCCCTGGGCAAGTTCAAGGCCGCCCTCCGCGACTACGAGACG GTGGTGAAGGTGAGGCCCAACGACAAGGACGCCAAGCTGAAGTACCAGGAGTGCAACAAGATCGTCAAGCAGAAGGCCTTCGAGCGGGCCATCGCCAGCGACGAGCAGAAGCGCTCCGTCGTCGACTCCCTCGACATCGAGAGCATGA CCATCGAGGACGAGTACAGCGGCCCCAAGCTGGACGGCGGCAAAGTGACGCTGGCGTTCATGAAGGAGCTGATGCAGTGGTacaaggagcagaagaaactcCACAGAAAATGCGCCTACCAG ATCCTGGTGCAGGTGAAGGAGGTGCTGGCCAAGCTGCCCACCTTGGTCGAAACGACGCTGAAGGAG ACGGAGAAGGTGACGGTGTGCGGGGACACGCACGGGCAGTACTACGACCTGCTGAACATCTTCGAGCTCAACGGGCTGCCCTCCGAGGCCAACCCTTAC ATATTCAACGGGGACTTCGTGGACCGCGGCTCCTTCTCGGTCGAGGTCATCCTCACGCTCTTCGGCTTCAAGCTGCTCTACCCCGACCACTTCCACTTGCTGCGAG GGAACCACGAGACGGACAACATGAACCAGATCTACGGCTTCGAGGGGGAGGTGAAGGCCAAGTACACGGCGCAGATGTTCGCCCTCTTCAGCGAGGTCTTCGAGTGGCTGCCGCTGGCCCAGTGCATCAACGGCAAAGTGCTG atcatGCACGGGGGCCTCTTCAGCGAGGACGGCGTCACCCTCGACGACATCCGCAAGATCGAGAGGAACCGGCAGCCCCCGGACTCAG GCCCCATGTGCGACCTGCTGTGGTCGGACCCGCAGCCGCAG aACGGGCGCTCGGTCAGCAAGCGGGGCGTGAGCTGCCAGTTCGGGCCCGACGTCACCAAGAGCTTCTTGGAGCGCAACCGCCTCGACTACATCATCCGCAGCCACGAGGTCAAGGCCGAGGGCTACGAGGTGGCCCACGACGGCAAGTGCGTCACCGTCTTCTCCGCGCCCAACTACtg cgaCCAGATGGGCAATATGGGCTCCTACATCCACCTGCGAGGCTCCGACCTGCGCCCCGACTTCCACCAGTTCACAGCAGTG cctcacccCAACGTCAAGCC
- the HIF3A gene encoding LOW QUALITY PROTEIN: hypoxia-inducible factor 3-alpha (The sequence of the model RefSeq protein was modified relative to this genomic sequence to represent the inferred CDS: inserted 2 bases in 2 codons): MDGRPGARSTPELRKERSRDAARCRRSRETEVFYQLAHTLPFARGVSAHLDKASIMRLTISYLRVHRLLAAGAWAAVAEEVDGCYLKALSGFVMVLSEAGDMIFLSENVNRLLGLSQLELIGHSVFDFVHPCDHEELQDVLSPRQGEAPSGRSFSLRMKSTLTGRGRCLNLKAASWKVLHCAGHMRSYAGAGGATPPLRCLVLICEAIPHPGAIETPLGSGTVLSRHSMDMKFTYCDDRIGEVAGYXPEELLGCSLYEYVHALDSDTLSRSVHTLLSKGQAVTSQYRFLAKRGGXLWAQTQATVIANSRSAQPEGIVCLHFVLSRVEQRGVVLSLEQTQRRGEGRRLPPSARPWVGGPRVLAFVRPAHVPEAALQRDPRRFCSPSSPASSPPSSTPPAPPPRRRPRSPSPVSPAPPELGEEFKPPGDELLFEVQKLFAGSPAPGTALQAAPLDLAMLAPYIPMDGDFQLGGAEAPRGRGQRPPGPAPSAQAPPPRPRARSFPGRGPAPPRPGPALPRWGSDPALGPGPAPMPRPARKRARDPSGEDAGAP, translated from the exons atggACGGGCGGCCCGGGGCgag GTCGACGCCGGAGCTGCGGAAGGAGCGCTCGCGGGACGCGGCGCGGTGCCGGCGCAGCCGGGAGACGGAGGTGTTCTACCAGCTGGCGCACACCCTGCCCTTCGCCCGCGGCGTCAGCGCCCACCTGGACAAGGCCTCCATCATGCGCCTCACCATCAGCTACCTGCGCGTCCACCGCCTCCTGGCCGCCG GTGCCTgggcggcggtggcggaggaggtgGACGGGTGCTACCTGAAGGCGCTGAGCGGCTTCGTGATGGTGCTGAGCGAGGCCGGCGACATGATCTTCCTGTCCGAGAACGTCAACCGGCTGCTGGGGCTCAGCCAG CTGGAGCTGATCGGCCACAGCGTCTTCGACTTCGTGCACCCCTGCGACCACGAGGAGCTGCAGGACGTGCTCAGCCCCCGGCAGGGTgaggcccc CTCGGGGCGCAGCTTCTCGCTGCGGATGAAGAGCACCCTGACGGGGCGCGGGCGCTGCCTCAACCTGAAGGCTGCCTCCtggaag gtgCTGCACTGCGCGGGCCACATGCGGTCGTacgcgggggccgggggggcgacCCCCCCCCTGCGCTGCCTGGTGCTGATCTGCGAGGCCATCCCGCACCCGGGGGCCATCGAGACCCCGCTGGGCTCGGGCACGGTGCTCAGCCGCCACTCCATGGACATGAAGTTCACCTACTGCGACGACAG GATCGGGGAGGTGGCGGGGT GCCCCGAGGAGCTGCTCGGCTGCTCCCTCTACGAGTACGTCCACGCGCTCGACTCCGACACCCTGAGCAGGAGCGTGCACACCC TGCTGAGCAAGGGCCAGGCGGTGACGAGCCAGTACCGGTTCCTGGCCAAGCGCGGGG TCCTGTGGGCGCAGACCCAGGCCACCGTCATCGCCAACAGCCGCAGCGCCCAGCCCGAGGGCATCGTCTGCCTCCACTTCGTCCTCAG ccgcgTGGAGCAGCGCGGGGTGGTGCTGTCGCTGGAGCAGACCCAACGCCGCGGTGAGGGGCGCCGCCTGCCCCCCAGCGCCCGGCCCT gggtggggggcccGCGGGTGTTGGCTTTCGTGCGCCCGGCCCACGTCCCCGAGGCGGCGCTGCAGCGGGACCCCCGGCGCTTCTGCTCCCCGAGCTCGCCCGCCTCCTCGCCCCCATCTTCgacccccccggcgccccccccccggcgtcGACCCCGCAGCCCCTCCCCGGTGAGTCCGGCCCCCCCGGAGCTGGGCGAGGAAtttaag ccccccggggacgAGCTGCTCTTCGAGGTGCAGAAGCTCTTCGCCGGGAGCCCGGCGCCCGGCACGGCCCTGCAG GCCGCCCCGCTGGACCTGGCCATGCTGGCCCCCTACATCCCCATGGACGGCGACTTCCAGCTGGGCGGGGCCGAGGCGcccagggggcgtggccagcgccctccaggccccgccccctcggcccaggccccgcccccgaggCCCCGGGCCCGCAGCTTCCCcgggcgcggccccgccccgccccgccccggccccgccctcCCGCGCTGGGGCAGCGACCCCGCCctcgggcccggccccgccccgaTGCCCCGCCCCGCCAGGAAGAg GGCGCGGGACCCGAGCGGGGAGGACGCGGGGGCCCCCTGA